Below is a genomic region from Pyrococcus kukulkanii.
GATTGCTCCTTGGAATGCCCTCTGCCATTCCTTAAATGCTTGGGCAAATAGTAAACTTCCCAACACCAAGGTCAAAAAGCCGAACCAAGAGCTTAGTCCAGCTAATAACGTTAAACCCGGAATTAAAATTGGGGAGTATACGTACAAAACCTTCCTACGATTTTCACCAACGTCAACGTACCACGAAATTCCGTTGATTAGCGTGTAAAGGCCGGAAAGCCACGATACTCCAAGTATTGAAGGCATAAATTCATAGAAGTAGAGTTGCATGAAGGAGGTAAAGCTTGCCAGCGATAGCCCTATTAAGCTCGCATATGCGAAGAGGAGTGCTAACACGCGTGAGCTTCTCAGGAATCTAAAAGTCTCTATTAGGTGATAACCGTAGGGAAGCTTACTCTTCGTGGTATCAGATGGGATCGTGAGCATTATCAAAAAAGATATTAAGATGAAGGGGACGCTCAGTAGAATTGCTACCCTCATGCTTAAGAGCCTTGCAATGAAGCCTCCCAGGGTAGCACCCAGGAAGCTACCTGCCATTTCGAATGCTCTAAGCCTGCCGTAAATCTTTGGATACTCGTCTCTCCTCCCATCTCGGGAAAGGAGTTCATAGAGCCAACCAGTCTCTGCTCCAGTAAGAAATGCTACTGCGAGGGAGTTGAATATAGTTGCAAAAAGAACATGCCAAAATGAGTTAGCCAAGTAGAGGAGTAACGTTCCTGGGATCAGAAGGATCTTTGACAGGAGAACGCTGGTCTTCTTTGATATCTTGTCTGCAACAATTCCAGTTGGAATCTCGAAAATGGTAACGAGAATCAAGGAAAGCCCTATCAAAAACCCAATCTGAGACTTTGATAATGAAAGCGACTGGAGGTAGATGAGGTAAAAGCCAGAATAAAACGTTAAGTGAAGTAGGCTGGAGATGTAGAAACGCCTAACATAATCCATGGTCTAGCTTTCACATGAATCCCTATTAAATTTTCTCTTTCGATACAAATCTTAACGGAAAGACTTTTATACTTCCGAGGGCATAGATGTATACACCACTATCGAGGTGATGAGCATGCATGACCTAGTTGAGTTCGCGGTGGAGAGGGCCCTGGATCTAGGAGCAGAGTACGCGGAAGCAAGGTTTGAGGAGAAGCAGGGAACTTCAATTGCAATGAAGAACGGTGTTCCAGAGGGATTAAGCCTGCTCTCAGACAGGGGAATAGGAATTAGAGTCCTCGTTAACGGTGGAATGGGCTTCGCAAGCACGAACGTTCTAACCAAGGAGAGCGTTGCAGAGGCTGTTGAGAGGGCGGTAAAGCTGGCAAAATCTGCCTCAAAGCTCAGGAAAGAACCAATAAAGTTCAGCGAAGAACACTTCCACCAGGTCAAGTACGAGGTCAAGATGAAGAAGGATTTTAGGGATGTTCCCCCAGAAGAAAAGCTCGAGCTCCTGAAGAAGATCGAGGAGGAAGTTATGGGAACTGGAATAAAGGTTCCGATGAGGTACCTCGCATATTCCGACCATGTTTGGCACAAGATATTCATGAACAGCGAGGGGGCCTACGTGAAGAGCAAAATCCCAAGGGTTTCCGTAATGTACAACTTAGTTGTCTTCGAGAACGGTCAGATGGAGCAGGCTCCCTTCATCGAGAGAGCTTTCTCAGGAGGGCTTGAGCTGATTGAGAAGGATGAACCCTGGGAGAGGGCTAAGAAAGAAGTTGAGACCTTAAGAAAGCTGATAGTTGAAGGAAAGAGGCCTCCAGAGGGCAAAGTTGATCTCGTTATAAGCCCCGAGGTAGCCGGAATTGCGGTTCACGAGAGCGTTGGGCACCCCTATGAACTCGACAGGATAATGGGAAGGGAGGCCGCTCAGGCGGGAGAGAGCTTTGTCAAGCCTGATATGTTAGGGGAGAGAATCGGGAGCGAAGTTGTTACTGTAATAGATGATCCAACGATTCCAAACAGCTGGGGCTTCTACCTCTACGATGACGAAGGAGTGAAAGCTCGCCCAAGGTACCTCATAAGGAACGGAATAATAACCGAATTTCTCATGAACAGGGAGTACGCCTACAAGCTCGGCCTTAATTCAAACGCCGCAGCTAGAGCAATAAACTACAACAGGGAGCCAATAGTGAGGATGGCCAACACCTACCTCGCCCCAGGAGATTACTCATTCGAGGAGCTCATCGAGGACATAAAGCTCGGCGTCTACATGGTCTCCTTCAACGAGTGGAACATTGATGATAGGAGATACCAGCAGAGGTACATCGGCAGGGAAGCCTATCTAATCGAGAACGGCGAAATAAAGCATCCCGTAAAGAGGCCAATCCTCGAAATCACGACTAGGGGATTGTGGACCAGTGTTGATGCCGTAGGCAAGGAAGTTGAGTTCTACCCCGGAACCTGCGGCAAGGGCGAACCCGGACAGGGCGTCCCGGTCTGGATGGGTGGAGCGCACGCGAGGCTTAGGGATATCCCACTGAGGAGGCCGTGAGGTGGTGGAGATGTTTGATGTTAACGAGCTCATCCTTAAGAAGGCCAAAGAGCTCGGTTTTGGGGATGTTGTGGTTTTGAGCTATGAGATGAACAGGAGGCAGGTTAGGTTCGCAAACAATGAGGTTACCGTTGCGAAGCATTGGCACGAAAGGAAGGTGGAGTTATTCGTCGAGTGGGAGAAGAGGATCGCAGGGACGAGCATTACCGACTTGAGCGAGGAGAATATAGAGAAGACCCTCAAGACCCTAAAGGCCAACCTCGAGAAGATGAAGCCTAAGGAGGACTACTATGGAATCGCCGAGGGGCCCTTCAAGTACAAGGACATCCCCGAGACATTCGATAAGGCGATAGTCGAGCTTGACGATCCTAGCGAGTACGTTGAGAGGGCGATAAATGCAGCACTCGAGGAAGGTGCCAAGAGGGTTGCTGGAGTCCTCTACACAGATCACAACAAGCTGTACTTAACGACGAGCAACGGCGTTGAGGCATTCGATGAGGGAACGGGAATAGAGATAAGCGTTAGGGCCTTCATCGGTGACCTTGAGAGCGGACACGGGACGAACTCAGTCAGGGTTCTTAAGAAGTTCGATCCAGAGTCCGCTGGGAGGAAAGCAGGGGAGATAGCCAAGCTGGCAAGGAACCCTGAGCAGGGGCCCGAGGGAAGGTTTGATGTAATCTTCGATCCATTGGCCTTTGCCAACCTGCTCAGCTACATGGGCTGGGCGTTTTCAGCCTTCGCCGTTGAAGCCGGGTTCAGCTACTTCGCCAACAAGCTCGACCAGAAAGTCGCGAGTGATGTGGTAACGATAAAGGATATCGGCAATCTGCCCAACGGCTACGCAACGAGGAAGTTCGATGACGAAGGAGTTCCCACAAGGGAAACCACCCTCATAGAGAACGGCGTCCTGAAAACTTACCTCTTCAACACGAGCTTGGCGAAGAAGTACAAGAGGGAAACTACTGCAAACGCTGGTTTAATTGCCCCGAGGGCGTGGAACATAGTCCTCGAGCCCGGAGACCACACTAAAGATGAGCTCTTCCAGGAAGTAAAGAAGGGGATTTACATCACGAACGTCTGGTACACGAGGTTCCAGAACTACATGACCGGCGACTTCTCGACGATACCCAGGGACGGAATATTCCTGGTGGAGAACGGCGAATTAAAGCCGATAAGGAACATAAGGGTAAGCGACAACATGCTCAGGATCCTCCAGAATGTAGTTGCCCTAACGAAAGATTCATATCACATCCACTGGTGGGAGGTTTCAAGGCCAGTAACTACTCCGTACGTTCTAGTGAAGGAAGTGGGGATAACTAGGGCCACCAAGTGATCTTTTCTTCTTACTTTTGGGGCAAGATTTTATTTATAAAGATCCCTACCCCCTTTTTGGGTACCCTTATGCTGTTCAGCGTTGAACCTAAGACATCGATAAAGGATGTGTTTGGAAGGAAGGCCGAATTCTTAGACTTTCTTGAGAAGCTTGAAAATGGAAGGAGGCTGTTCGTTATAACTGGGCCGAGGAGAATTGGAAAAACGAGCTTTCTCTACGCCAGTCTGAATGAAATATATAGAATGAAAAAGATCCCATACATAATAGTTGACGCGAGGAAAGTGATCTCAGTTAACGCACATAATCCGGCCGAAGTTATAGCAAAGGACATCCTGAAATTGGCATATGGTAGATTGTCAAGGCTCGAGACAGTGAGAGGATATGGAATAAGGCTTAGGAGCAAAAGTAGGGAGCTTACGGAGATCCTTGAGAAGATTAATGAGAAGTACGAGAGGGCAATAGTTGCCTTTGATGAGGCTCAGTACCTGAGGTTTGCCCATACAGATTTCACGCTACTCCTTGCTTGGATTTACGATAACCTCCAGGACCTCGTGATAGTTTTAACAGGCTCCCAGGTTGGCGTACTCGAAAAGTTCCTCCGCTTTAATGATTATAAAGCTCCTTTATACGGGAGATATCATGTGAGGATAAAGCTTCCCCGCTTCAATCCTTCGGAGGCCCTTGAGTTCCTTGAGAGGGGATTTGCCGAGTACAACATGAAGGTTCCAACTCGGGAACTTCTCTCAGCTGTTAAAACGTTGGATGGTGTTCCTGGGTGGTTAACCCATTACGGAGCATATAGAGTTGACGGTCTCTCCCACTGGGATGCAATAGAGAAAGTGCTTGAGGAAGCAAAAGGGTATATAGAGTCGGAGTTTAAAGAGCTCGATGAATTAAGTCCAAGGTACAGGGCGATA
It encodes:
- a CDS encoding MFS transporter, which codes for MDYVRRFYISSLLHLTFYSGFYLIYLQSLSLSKSQIGFLIGLSLILVTIFEIPTGIVADKISKKTSVLLSKILLIPGTLLLYLANSFWHVLFATIFNSLAVAFLTGAETGWLYELLSRDGRRDEYPKIYGRLRAFEMAGSFLGATLGGFIARLLSMRVAILLSVPFILISFLIMLTIPSDTTKSKLPYGYHLIETFRFLRSSRVLALLFAYASLIGLSLASFTSFMQLYFYEFMPSILGVSWLSGLYTLINGISWYVDVGENRRKVLYVYSPILIPGLTLLAGLSSWFGFLTLVLGSLLFAQAFKEWQRAFQGAIPDDKRATLGSFYSLFASLINGIYISILGTIFGKIGIRAGLVVVSLMFLGAGLVVRKHIPME
- a CDS encoding TldD/PmbA family protein is translated as MHDLVEFAVERALDLGAEYAEARFEEKQGTSIAMKNGVPEGLSLLSDRGIGIRVLVNGGMGFASTNVLTKESVAEAVERAVKLAKSASKLRKEPIKFSEEHFHQVKYEVKMKKDFRDVPPEEKLELLKKIEEEVMGTGIKVPMRYLAYSDHVWHKIFMNSEGAYVKSKIPRVSVMYNLVVFENGQMEQAPFIERAFSGGLELIEKDEPWERAKKEVETLRKLIVEGKRPPEGKVDLVISPEVAGIAVHESVGHPYELDRIMGREAAQAGESFVKPDMLGERIGSEVVTVIDDPTIPNSWGFYLYDDEGVKARPRYLIRNGIITEFLMNREYAYKLGLNSNAAARAINYNREPIVRMANTYLAPGDYSFEELIEDIKLGVYMVSFNEWNIDDRRYQQRYIGREAYLIENGEIKHPVKRPILEITTRGLWTSVDAVGKEVEFYPGTCGKGEPGQGVPVWMGGAHARLRDIPLRRP
- a CDS encoding TldD/PmbA family protein, coding for MFDVNELILKKAKELGFGDVVVLSYEMNRRQVRFANNEVTVAKHWHERKVELFVEWEKRIAGTSITDLSEENIEKTLKTLKANLEKMKPKEDYYGIAEGPFKYKDIPETFDKAIVELDDPSEYVERAINAALEEGAKRVAGVLYTDHNKLYLTTSNGVEAFDEGTGIEISVRAFIGDLESGHGTNSVRVLKKFDPESAGRKAGEIAKLARNPEQGPEGRFDVIFDPLAFANLLSYMGWAFSAFAVEAGFSYFANKLDQKVASDVVTIKDIGNLPNGYATRKFDDEGVPTRETTLIENGVLKTYLFNTSLAKKYKRETTANAGLIAPRAWNIVLEPGDHTKDELFQEVKKGIYITNVWYTRFQNYMTGDFSTIPRDGIFLVENGELKPIRNIRVSDNMLRILQNVVALTKDSYHIHWWEVSRPVTTPYVLVKEVGITRATK
- a CDS encoding AAA family ATPase, giving the protein MLFSVEPKTSIKDVFGRKAEFLDFLEKLENGRRLFVITGPRRIGKTSFLYASLNEIYRMKKIPYIIVDARKVISVNAHNPAEVIAKDILKLAYGRLSRLETVRGYGIRLRSKSRELTEILEKINEKYERAIVAFDEAQYLRFAHTDFTLLLAWIYDNLQDLVIVLTGSQVGVLEKFLRFNDYKAPLYGRYHVRIKLPRFNPSEALEFLERGFAEYNMKVPTRELLSAVKTLDGVPGWLTHYGAYRVDGLSHWDAIEKVLEEAKGYIESEFKELDELSPRYRAIMEIVATITSTQPTARRKDILNALTLREGREIDNKDLRKYLMRLVDYGFLEHTGYGEYYIPDPVVKRVFQR